The following proteins are co-located in the Alcaligenes faecalis genome:
- a CDS encoding NIPSNAP family protein, which yields MIIDQRTYTIPTGLLRDFLSLYATEGRAVQIEHLGACHGYYTTEVGELNQVVHLWAYKDMADREARRNALEADPRWLAYRRKASAAGHVIRQSNALLKQVDFDVFTREA from the coding sequence ATGATTATCGACCAAAGAACCTATACCATCCCCACCGGCCTGCTGCGTGATTTCCTGTCCCTGTATGCCACGGAAGGGCGTGCCGTACAAATCGAGCATCTGGGTGCTTGTCACGGTTACTACACCACAGAGGTGGGCGAGCTGAATCAGGTGGTTCATCTGTGGGCATACAAGGATATGGCAGACCGGGAAGCCCGTCGTAACGCGCTGGAGGCTGACCCGCGCTGGTTGGCCTATCGTCGCAAGGCCTCTGCTGCCGGCCATGTCATACGCCAGAGCAATGCACTATTGAAACAAGTCGATTTCGACGTCTTTACACGTGAAGCATGA
- a CDS encoding TRAP transporter small permease yields the protein MNSILSLLRAGLRRLTELFMVSLALLTLADVLGRYVFNVSVMGAVELTEILMVGVIFCGIVFATMEREHVVVDLVPVPGGQKGARVVHVSSHVLAAGISALLAMVSWTQAESAAEYLDQTTLLGLPLAPVVYFMSIMLFVNTLVELGQLCRDMNADTARPEEEAQND from the coding sequence ATGAACTCCATTCTCTCTTTGTTAAGAGCGGGTCTGCGACGGTTGACCGAGTTGTTTATGGTCTCGCTGGCCTTGCTGACGTTGGCTGATGTATTAGGGCGCTATGTTTTCAATGTTTCAGTCATGGGGGCGGTAGAGCTGACCGAAATACTGATGGTGGGTGTCATTTTTTGCGGCATCGTGTTCGCCACCATGGAGCGTGAGCACGTTGTGGTCGATCTGGTGCCTGTTCCCGGTGGACAGAAGGGGGCGCGTGTCGTCCATGTCTCCAGCCACGTATTGGCAGCGGGAATCAGTGCCTTGCTGGCGATGGTCAGTTGGACGCAAGCCGAATCGGCAGCCGAGTACCTGGATCAGACTACCTTGCTGGGGCTGCCGCTGGCTCCGGTTGTTTATTTCATGAGCATCATGCTGTTTGTCAACACACTGGTGGAGTTGGGACAGCTTTGCCGAGACATGAACGCAGATACGGCCCGTCCGGAAGAAGAGGCACAGAATGACTGA
- a CDS encoding TRAP transporter large permease has product MTEALIGFAAMLLLIFLRVPVAFAMALVGFMGVGIMRNWPSAYAMTGAVVRESGFQYLLSVLPLFILMGNFITQAKLSKELYAAAYAFLGHRKGGLAMSTVVACGGFGAVCGSSLATAATMSKVAYPEMRRLGYSRALASGSIAAGGTLGILIPPSIVMVVYAILTEQSIGKMFAAGILPGLLAVGLYLLAVRWTIWRDPKAGPPGERMSWKERLRALRDVWGVLVLFIIVMGGIYGGVFSSTEAAGIGACGAFLFALLRGRLTWQVLSNVLVESARTTGMLFMVLIGALLFSSFINFTSMPGDLQGWVQQFDMNPIVVILLICAIYIVLGSVLESMSMVLLTVPIFYPLVQHLGFDLVWFGIIVVVVTEISFITPPVGMNVMVLRSLLPDVKMGTLYRGVLPFVVADVFRLAVLLAFPVISLLLPKYLG; this is encoded by the coding sequence ATGACTGAAGCATTGATTGGCTTTGCAGCCATGCTCCTCTTGATTTTCCTGCGGGTGCCCGTAGCGTTTGCCATGGCTCTGGTGGGTTTTATGGGTGTTGGCATCATGCGTAATTGGCCCTCGGCCTACGCCATGACCGGCGCAGTGGTACGCGAGAGCGGATTTCAGTATTTGCTGTCCGTGCTGCCGCTGTTCATCTTGATGGGTAACTTCATTACCCAAGCCAAGTTGTCCAAAGAGCTCTATGCGGCTGCGTATGCGTTCCTGGGCCATCGTAAAGGCGGCTTGGCCATGTCCACGGTGGTGGCCTGTGGTGGTTTTGGTGCCGTCTGCGGCTCCAGCCTGGCAACGGCGGCCACCATGTCCAAGGTGGCGTATCCGGAAATGCGCAGACTGGGTTATAGCCGTGCCTTGGCGTCCGGTTCCATCGCTGCCGGTGGCACACTGGGTATTTTGATTCCACCCTCTATCGTCATGGTGGTCTACGCCATCTTGACTGAGCAAAGCATAGGCAAGATGTTTGCTGCCGGAATCTTGCCGGGGCTGCTGGCGGTGGGTCTCTACCTCTTGGCGGTCAGGTGGACGATATGGCGCGACCCCAAAGCAGGGCCCCCCGGTGAGCGCATGAGCTGGAAAGAACGCTTGCGTGCGTTGCGTGACGTCTGGGGTGTGCTGGTGCTGTTCATCATTGTCATGGGCGGTATTTATGGCGGGGTTTTCAGTTCTACTGAAGCGGCTGGGATTGGTGCTTGCGGTGCCTTTTTGTTCGCTTTGCTGCGTGGCCGTTTGACCTGGCAAGTGCTCTCCAATGTGCTGGTCGAGTCGGCACGTACCACGGGCATGTTGTTCATGGTGTTGATCGGCGCCTTGCTGTTTTCCAGCTTTATCAATTTCACCTCCATGCCTGGCGACTTGCAGGGCTGGGTGCAGCAGTTCGATATGAACCCGATCGTGGTGATTTTGCTGATTTGCGCCATTTACATCGTGCTGGGCAGCGTGCTGGAGAGCATGTCCATGGTCTTGCTGACCGTGCCTATTTTCTACCCGCTGGTGCAGCACCTGGGTTTTGACCTGGTCTGGTTCGGCATCATCGTGGTGGTGGTCACTGAAATCAGTTTCATCACCCCGCCCGTGGGCATGAACGTCATGGTTCTGAGAAGCCTGCTGCCCGACGTGAAGATGGGCACGTTATATCGGGGGGTCTTGCCTTTCGTGGTAGCTGATGTTTTCCGCCTGGCGGTGCTTTTGGCCTTCCCGGTCATTTCGCTGCTCTTGCCCAAATACCTTGGATAA
- a CDS encoding TRAP transporter substrate-binding protein has protein sequence MKNRWISRLLGMTLTSLGVAAGPAKADKPVELTFSAWIPQTHVLVANFMKPWAKEVEQATDGRVKINFLTKAATNPVGHLDAVRNGLVDLAFISYSYYPGNFDLMKFAMLPFSGNSAESTSLAAWDIYSKYLQDAKEHRGIKLLGIYGHGPGSVYTTEKQVQNMADFEGLKLRIGGGMQADLSKALNVNAVVKPASESYELLSTGVVDGVLFPPESVVSFRLDSVVKHATVFPGGLYADLHGIIMNPGAFDRLSEKDREIVMGLSGEHIARLGGKAWGDADVAALKTLQASNVQFHPASEELVAAVKERTAAFEQTWLAAAKAKGIDGPAVLAEFRADLKAREGGH, from the coding sequence AACGAGCCTGGGTGTGGCGGCGGGCCCCGCCAAAGCGGACAAACCGGTGGAACTGACTTTTTCGGCCTGGATTCCGCAGACCCATGTTCTGGTCGCTAATTTCATGAAGCCCTGGGCCAAAGAGGTAGAGCAGGCCACCGACGGGCGCGTCAAGATCAACTTCCTGACCAAGGCGGCCACCAACCCGGTCGGGCATCTGGATGCGGTACGCAATGGTCTCGTTGATCTGGCCTTTATTTCCTATTCTTATTACCCCGGCAATTTCGACTTGATGAAATTTGCCATGCTGCCGTTTTCCGGCAACAGCGCCGAGTCCACCTCACTGGCCGCGTGGGATATCTACAGCAAGTACCTGCAAGATGCCAAAGAGCATCGCGGTATCAAGTTGCTGGGCATTTACGGTCATGGCCCAGGCAGTGTCTACACCACAGAAAAACAGGTACAGAACATGGCCGATTTCGAGGGTCTGAAGCTGCGGATTGGCGGTGGGATGCAAGCGGACCTTTCCAAGGCGCTGAATGTGAACGCGGTGGTCAAGCCCGCATCCGAATCATACGAACTGCTTAGTACCGGCGTGGTGGATGGGGTTCTTTTCCCGCCTGAGTCGGTTGTGTCGTTTCGTCTGGATAGCGTCGTCAAACATGCGACGGTTTTTCCCGGCGGTCTTTATGCCGATTTGCACGGCATCATCATGAATCCGGGTGCCTTTGATCGCTTGTCTGAAAAAGACCGCGAGATCGTGATGGGTCTTTCTGGTGAACATATTGCGCGTCTGGGGGGCAAGGCCTGGGGGGATGCGGATGTGGCCGCCCTGAAAACCCTGCAGGCAAGTAATGTGCAGTTTCACCCTGCCAGTGAAGAGCTGGTTGCCGCCGTCAAGGAGCGTACTGCCGCGTTTGAGCAAACCTGGCTTGCCGCTGCTAAAGCCAAGGGTATAGACGGGCCTGCCGTACTGGCCGAGTTCCGGGCCGACCTGAAAGCGCGGGAAGGTGGTCATTGA